A single genomic interval of Lathyrus oleraceus cultivar Zhongwan6 chromosome 7, CAAS_Psat_ZW6_1.0, whole genome shotgun sequence harbors:
- the LOC127100642 gene encoding uncharacterized GPI-anchored protein At4g28100 — MQSFTSILACFLFSSSLLLLLPPFSLAGLLSQPVTDPNQPLKPGEYPPSNTVPAFPVQTQAQICKLDLSNELFGGVKDACGKDLDRSRCCPVLAAWLFAAHARSALEVTADAPAPSSGELPMMPDDSQKCVNSLQDSLLTRNIRIPQPNATCDAILCFCGIRLHQISSLSCPAAFNVSGSQKNATPTAAVRNLENNCRNASYSGCTKCLSALQKVKSFKNGTKGGSERVKKMFNRDCELMGLTWLLAKNKTTYIPTVSAVLRAMMYSAHPHESKCSPDQENMPLAVDSLQFESGHAPSWPSRLWVTVLTLIMLFCSFV; from the exons ATGCAATCATTCACTTCCATTCTCGCGTGCTTTCTTTTCTCCTCCTCACTACTACTTCTACTCCCACCCTTCTCTCTTGCCGGTTTATTATCCCAACCGGTAACCGACCCGAACCAGCCTCTTAAACCGGGAGAATACCCTCCATCAAACACCGTCCCCGCATTTCCGGTTCAAACCCAAGCTCAAATCTGCAAGCTCGACTTATCCAACGAACTCTTCGGCGGAGTCAAAGACGCATGCGGAAAAGACCTAGACCGGAGCCGATGCTGCCCCGTCCTCGCAGCCTGGCTCTTCGCCGCACACGCTCGTTCCGCCCTCGAAGTAACCGCCGACGCTCCAGCTCCGTCAAGCGGAGAACTTCCAATGATGCCGGACGACTCGCAGAAATGCGTCAACTCGTTGCAAGACTCGTTACTCACTCGTAACATCCGAATACCTCAACCTAACGCAACTTGCGACGCGATTCTTTGCTTCTGTGGAATTCGGCTCCATCAAATAAGCTCCTTATCATGCCCCGCTGCGTTTAACGTTTCTGGTTCGCAGAAAAACGCTACTCCGACCGCCGCTGTTCGTAACTTGGAAAATAACTGCCGTAACGCTTCTTATTCTGGTTGCACCAAATGCCTCTCTGCCCTACAAAAG GTGAAGAGTTTCAAGAACGGGACGAAAGGAGGGAGTGAAAGGGTTAAGAAGATGTTTAACAGAGACTGTGAACTGATGGGTTTGACATGGCTACTTGCGAAGAACAAAACGACATACATACCTACCGTTTCAGCAGTTCTACGTGCCATGATGTACAGTGCTCATCCGCATGAATCAAAGTGTAGTCCTGATCAAGAAAACATGCCTTTAGCCGTTGATTCTCTTCAATTTGAAAGTGGTCATGCGCCATCTTGGCCGTCCAGATTATGGGTTACTGTTTTAACTTTAATCATGTTGTTTTGTTCTTTTGTTTAA